A single genomic interval of Spirosoma linguale DSM 74 harbors:
- a CDS encoding hypothetical protein (KEGG: aeh:Mlg_2044 cytochrome d ubiquinol oxidase, subunit II), protein MKHFSTTPLPPNAWKTALGWWVVAGAIGVLIRYQLVYPVAGLSYPFLLHAHSHVVLLGWAFNGLFLALVSAFGSGIRSAAYRKIWLGFQASIFGMLVFFPIQGYATGSIVASTVHVFVSYYMAWCLWRDLRSDKSLSARLVRWGLFFLALSTLGPYAVGILKARHLQDTIWYPLSIYYYLHFLYNGWFMFGCLALLVRWLEHWHLMPTKQAGNQFVTALALSAFGTLALSALWTDPPAWVWLVGGIAALLQAGAGGWLLWWLWQKRVHLTQHLTPQAYGVARLAFLSFALKLILQLLSVFPWATRLAYTQRNLVIAYLHLVFIGVITFFLLAWAVQQEHLRRSVLAIRLITLFFVLTEIALVAESIWQQAGSYVPHLGEWLLVLSVGLWLGVLLIWLRQFPTRSNRLLSFW, encoded by the coding sequence ATGAAACATTTTTCCACCACACCCTTGCCACCCAACGCCTGGAAAACAGCGTTGGGCTGGTGGGTAGTGGCCGGTGCCATAGGGGTATTGATCCGGTACCAATTAGTCTACCCGGTGGCCGGTCTGAGCTATCCCTTTTTACTCCACGCACACTCCCATGTGGTGCTGCTGGGCTGGGCGTTCAATGGGCTGTTTCTGGCACTGGTATCAGCGTTCGGGTCGGGGATACGTTCGGCGGCCTATCGAAAAATCTGGTTGGGGTTTCAGGCGTCTATCTTCGGAATGCTCGTATTTTTCCCCATTCAGGGATATGCTACCGGATCAATTGTGGCGTCAACAGTACATGTTTTCGTTTCCTATTACATGGCCTGGTGTCTTTGGCGGGACCTCCGCTCTGATAAAAGCCTGTCGGCCAGGCTCGTCAGGTGGGGCCTCTTCTTTCTGGCTCTATCGACCCTTGGCCCCTATGCGGTTGGCATCCTTAAGGCCCGACACCTTCAGGACACGATCTGGTATCCCCTGTCCATTTATTATTACCTGCATTTTCTTTATAATGGGTGGTTTATGTTTGGCTGCCTTGCACTGCTGGTCCGGTGGCTTGAACACTGGCATTTGATGCCCACAAAGCAGGCTGGCAACCAGTTTGTAACGGCTCTGGCGCTGTCGGCCTTCGGGACACTGGCATTGTCGGCACTATGGACAGATCCACCGGCCTGGGTGTGGCTGGTCGGGGGCATAGCGGCCCTTCTGCAAGCGGGTGCCGGGGGCTGGCTTCTGTGGTGGCTCTGGCAAAAACGGGTTCATCTAACCCAGCATCTTACCCCACAGGCTTATGGTGTGGCCAGACTGGCGTTTCTGAGTTTTGCCCTGAAATTGATTCTGCAACTACTATCGGTATTCCCCTGGGCTACCCGACTGGCCTATACGCAACGTAATCTGGTGATTGCGTACTTACATCTCGTCTTTATTGGGGTCATCACGTTTTTTCTGCTGGCCTGGGCAGTTCAACAAGAGCACCTTCGCCGTTCGGTACTGGCGATACGCCTGATCACGCTGTTTTTTGTCTTGACAGAAATCGCGCTGGTGGCCGAATCAATCTGGCAACAGGCAGGTAGTTACGTTCCTCACCTGGGCGAATGGCTGCTGGTATTGTCCGTTGGTTTATGGCTAGGCGTGCTGCTGATCTGGCTCCGGCAGTTCCCGACTCGGTCCAACAGGTTATTATCTTTTTGGTGA
- a CDS encoding transcriptional regulator, BadM/Rrf2 family (TIGRFAM: transcriptional regulator, Rrf2 family~PFAM: protein of unknown function UPF0074~KEGG: tbd:Tbd_0336 BadM/Rrf2 family transcriptional regulator), with protein sequence MISKTSGYAIRGLAYLALKSTAVNKIGVHELAAELNVPQPFLGKIMQGLVRRDIISSTKGPNGGFFTNERTLTTPIIDVVDAIDGLGMFRRCFLGLPECNSEKPCPLHQHVIGFRDSLQHSLETLTVHDMVRDIEGGLSVLKRLAVLSSTEHP encoded by the coding sequence ATGATTTCTAAAACGAGTGGCTATGCAATCCGGGGACTGGCTTATCTAGCCCTGAAAAGTACCGCCGTAAACAAAATTGGTGTTCATGAACTGGCGGCTGAACTGAACGTGCCTCAACCCTTCCTGGGCAAAATCATGCAGGGGCTTGTCCGGCGGGACATCATCAGTTCCACCAAAGGGCCGAATGGGGGGTTTTTCACGAACGAACGAACCCTCACAACGCCCATCATCGACGTGGTGGACGCTATTGATGGCCTGGGTATGTTTCGCCGGTGCTTTCTGGGTCTGCCCGAATGCAACAGTGAGAAGCCCTGCCCACTGCATCAACACGTTATTGGGTTTCGGGATTCCCTCCAGCACTCGCTCGAAACGCTGACAGTACACGATATGGTACGGGACATAGAAGGGGGCTTATCGGTGTTGAAACGATTAGCTGTTCTATCCTCCACGGAGCATCCATGA
- a CDS encoding iron-sulfur cluster repair di-iron protein (TIGRFAM: iron-sulfur cluster repair di-iron protein~KEGG: sbl:Sbal_3989 hemerythrin HHE cation binding domain-containing protein): protein MDMTFDFETPARTVGEIVAADIRTAEVFKRLGIDFCCNGKRTLFEACVRADVPLKEVLDALHKLPAEERRSSEKFDQWELGFLADYVLTVHHGYLYDNLPFIEELVVKVAAKHGDRYPTLYLVEQAYLALKADLLSHLQKEEIALFPIIKELATAKRNPAASLPVRPLSIKAPVDCMEHEHEYAGSLLFQLREFTNDYTPPADACNSHRLMLTKLAELEADLMQHIHLENNILFPKAIALEK from the coding sequence ATGGATATGACTTTTGATTTTGAGACACCTGCCCGGACAGTAGGTGAAATCGTTGCCGCCGACATTCGGACGGCCGAAGTGTTTAAACGATTGGGCATTGATTTTTGCTGCAATGGAAAACGTACCCTGTTCGAAGCCTGCGTACGAGCCGACGTACCTTTAAAGGAAGTCTTGGACGCCTTACATAAGCTCCCGGCAGAAGAACGCCGATCTTCCGAAAAATTCGATCAATGGGAATTGGGGTTTCTGGCTGATTATGTGTTAACCGTGCACCACGGGTACCTCTATGATAACCTACCGTTTATCGAAGAACTTGTCGTGAAAGTAGCCGCCAAACACGGCGACCGATACCCAACGCTGTATCTGGTCGAGCAGGCTTACTTAGCTTTAAAAGCCGATTTGCTGTCACATTTACAGAAGGAGGAAATCGCGCTTTTTCCGATCATTAAAGAGCTGGCAACTGCCAAACGTAATCCCGCTGCATCTCTGCCCGTGCGGCCTTTATCCATCAAGGCACCCGTCGATTGTATGGAGCATGAACATGAGTATGCCGGGTCACTATTGTTCCAGCTTCGGGAGTTTACGAATGACTACACACCCCCGGCGGATGCCTGTAACTCACACCGCCTGATGCTGACAAAATTGGCCGAACTCGAAGCCGATCTAATGCAGCACATTCACCTCGAAAATAATATCCTGTTTCCAAAGGCTATAGCTCTTGAGAAATAG
- a CDS encoding conserved hypothetical protein (KEGG: dar:Daro_3949 hypothetical protein) has product MAMKSSSFVPVLLPFAMLSLVLAVLTGLVRLGWGIPVSETAGQHGALMVGSFLGTVILLERAVVFRNRWALLAPALNGLSLPAFLLGWPVAGIGLLIAGSCSMALMTYLFLVRYRHGYYYLLFGGSVCLVIGHVLVLKTGFYPLAVPWWIAFLLLTIVAERLELSRFLPIKSWQRLLLWGAIGLVVAGIVKPFHGFGQALMGIGMIAVAAWLIRFDMAVKSLKKAGQPRYSGTMLLLGYGWLLLSGLLFALPPVFPFAYDASLHTFFAGFVFSMIFAHAPIILPGVLGRQGVFYHPILYLGSIGQLLGLLVRTLGDWQGDIDWRMTGGLMQGVAIGVFLICMLSIALRSRVTGNSIDKSALLTHGF; this is encoded by the coding sequence ATGGCTATGAAATCATCTTCGTTTGTTCCGGTGCTGTTGCCCTTTGCCATGCTCTCGCTGGTGTTGGCTGTTTTAACGGGATTGGTGCGGTTGGGCTGGGGTATTCCAGTGTCCGAAACGGCCGGACAGCATGGGGCGCTTATGGTTGGCTCGTTTTTAGGGACCGTTATTCTACTCGAACGTGCCGTCGTGTTCAGAAACCGCTGGGCCTTATTGGCTCCAGCTCTCAACGGATTGAGTCTGCCCGCCTTTTTGTTGGGCTGGCCAGTGGCCGGGATCGGGCTATTGATCGCAGGAAGTTGTAGTATGGCACTGATGACCTACCTGTTTTTGGTACGCTACCGACACGGCTATTATTACCTGTTGTTTGGCGGGAGTGTCTGCCTGGTTATCGGGCATGTGCTGGTTCTGAAAACCGGCTTTTATCCGTTGGCTGTTCCCTGGTGGATTGCATTCTTATTACTGACCATCGTTGCCGAACGACTGGAGCTGAGCCGTTTTTTGCCCATAAAATCCTGGCAGCGTCTGCTCTTGTGGGGAGCCATTGGGCTAGTTGTGGCTGGGATCGTGAAGCCGTTTCACGGATTTGGGCAGGCGCTAATGGGCATTGGTATGATAGCAGTAGCTGCCTGGCTGATTCGGTTCGATATGGCGGTCAAGTCACTTAAGAAAGCGGGCCAGCCCCGTTACAGCGGAACGATGTTGTTGCTGGGTTATGGCTGGCTGTTGCTCAGTGGGTTGTTGTTTGCGCTGCCGCCTGTGTTTCCCTTTGCCTACGATGCCAGCTTACATACGTTTTTTGCGGGCTTCGTTTTCTCCATGATCTTTGCGCACGCCCCCATTATTCTGCCGGGAGTTCTGGGCAGACAGGGTGTATTTTACCACCCGATTCTTTACCTGGGTAGTATTGGGCAACTGCTTGGTCTCCTGGTTCGTACGCTGGGCGACTGGCAGGGCGATATTGACTGGCGGATGACGGGCGGGCTCATGCAGGGAGTTGCCATAGGCGTCTTTCTGATCTGTATGCTGTCCATAGCCCTCAGAAGCAGGGTAACGGGTAACTCAATTGACAAATCTGCACTCTTGACCCATGGATTCTGA
- a CDS encoding Dihydroxy-acid dehydratase (PFAM: dihydroxy-acid and 6-phosphogluconate dehydratase~KEGG: hypothetical protein LOC100209598), producing the protein MPLRSRDWFGRTGKDGFIYRAWMKNQGFPHHEFEGKPVIGICNTWSELTPCNAHFRELAEAIKRGVWEAGGFPLEFPVMSLGECQIKPTAMLFRNLASMDVEESIRGNSIDGVILMCGCDKTTPSLVMGACSVDIPTMVVSGGPMLAGRFQGRKIGTSDLWRFAESFKMGEMSQAEFVAAEASMARSQGHCAVMGTASTMAAMVESLGLSLPDNATIPAADSRRKVLAHMTGVRMVELVKEGTKPSQILTRQAFENAIMVNAALGGSTNFILHLTAIAGRVGVDLSLDDFDTLSAKIPLLANLQPSGEHFVEDLFYAGGLPAIIRELRNVLNNDALTVNGKSIGENCADAKCYDPAVIASVEQPFKPESGVAVLRGNLCQNGAVIKPSAATPALMQHTGRAVVFEDIDDYKARIDDPDLDVDPSCVLVLKNVGPRGYPGMPEVGNMQLPAKILAQGVHDMVRISDGRMSGTGFGTVVLHVSPESAVGGNLALVQNGDLITLDVENRSLHLHVSDQELAARLVHFKPVDLGYDRGYVNLYIRHVTQAHEGADFDFLRGASGSEVKRDSH; encoded by the coding sequence ATGCCTTTACGTTCTAGAGATTGGTTTGGCCGCACCGGAAAAGACGGCTTTATATATCGTGCCTGGATGAAAAATCAGGGTTTCCCGCATCATGAATTTGAAGGGAAACCCGTTATCGGCATTTGTAATACCTGGTCGGAATTAACACCCTGCAACGCCCATTTTCGCGAACTGGCCGAAGCCATTAAACGGGGAGTATGGGAAGCGGGTGGTTTCCCGCTTGAGTTTCCGGTCATGTCGCTGGGCGAATGCCAGATCAAACCCACGGCCATGCTGTTCCGGAACCTGGCCAGTATGGACGTTGAAGAAAGCATCCGGGGTAACTCCATCGACGGCGTTATTCTGATGTGCGGCTGCGATAAAACAACGCCTTCGCTGGTGATGGGAGCCTGTAGCGTCGATATACCCACCATGGTGGTGTCGGGTGGGCCAATGCTGGCCGGCCGTTTTCAGGGCCGGAAGATCGGAACAAGCGACCTCTGGCGTTTTGCTGAATCCTTCAAGATGGGCGAAATGAGCCAGGCCGAATTCGTGGCCGCCGAAGCGAGTATGGCCCGTAGTCAGGGCCACTGCGCCGTGATGGGAACGGCCAGTACCATGGCGGCTATGGTCGAATCGCTCGGGCTGTCATTGCCCGATAACGCCACCATTCCAGCCGCCGACTCACGCCGGAAAGTGCTGGCCCATATGACGGGTGTACGGATGGTTGAGTTAGTGAAAGAAGGAACTAAACCATCGCAGATATTAACCCGGCAGGCGTTCGAAAATGCCATTATGGTCAATGCCGCTCTGGGCGGATCAACGAACTTCATCCTGCACCTGACGGCCATTGCCGGACGGGTTGGCGTCGATTTATCACTCGATGATTTTGATACGTTGTCGGCAAAAATCCCTTTGCTGGCGAATTTGCAACCCTCCGGCGAGCACTTCGTTGAAGACCTGTTTTATGCCGGTGGTCTACCTGCCATCATTCGCGAACTGCGGAATGTACTGAACAACGATGCCCTGACGGTAAATGGAAAGTCAATCGGCGAGAACTGTGCCGATGCTAAATGTTATGATCCGGCCGTCATTGCGTCGGTCGAACAGCCGTTCAAGCCGGAGTCGGGCGTGGCTGTCTTGCGGGGTAATCTCTGTCAGAATGGTGCCGTTATAAAACCTTCAGCGGCAACACCTGCCCTGATGCAGCATACGGGCCGGGCCGTTGTATTTGAAGATATTGACGATTACAAAGCCCGTATCGACGACCCGGATCTGGATGTCGACCCTAGCTGTGTGCTTGTTCTGAAAAATGTGGGACCAAGGGGGTATCCGGGTATGCCCGAAGTTGGCAATATGCAGCTACCCGCAAAAATTCTGGCACAGGGTGTCCATGACATGGTGCGTATCTCGGACGGGCGCATGAGTGGTACCGGTTTTGGGACCGTGGTGCTGCACGTTTCGCCGGAGTCGGCCGTGGGGGGTAATCTGGCGCTGGTTCAGAACGGCGACCTAATTACGCTCGATGTGGAGAACCGGAGTTTACACCTGCATGTGTCGGATCAGGAACTGGCGGCTCGCCTGGTGCATTTTAAGCCAGTCGATCTGGGGTACGACCGGGGGTACGTCAATCTGTATATCCGACATGTGACCCAGGCCCACGAAGGTGCCGACTTCGATTTTCTGCGGGGGGCTTCGGGTAGCGAGGTGAAGCGCGATTCGCACTAG
- a CDS encoding glucose/sorbosone dehydrogenase-like protein (KEGG: geo:Geob_0942 glucose/sorbosone dehydrogenase- like protein) encodes MIRYFSLLLVSCSTLLAQTPNLTLELITSGFYRPCDVAVVSDTKFLVAQTDGKIKLVKNGQLTTFLDIGSKIADPDWGGIFGFTLHPQYETNGYIYVHYSRKGDMASLIARFTRNSANPDVADLSSEVSILTIPYPNGGHRSGRVGFGPDGYLYITTGDSSPGARNSIGDPAKLAQNLTDLHGKLLRIDVNGGFPYAIPPTNPFASPADGVPDELYALGLRNPWRWSFDRQTGDFWLGDVGQDDWEELNFTSANAPAPQNYGWPCYEGSHTYNTTCPPGSTYHMPLLDYAGYSSGKDASITGGFVYRGSKYPALRGWYVYADYARGTYWTLKRETNGTFQNTQQSISISSSPVSFGEGPDGELYVVSLLDGKLYRINVYTIQSVRNGNWNSPSTWNCNCVPTSADVVTVSTGHTVTVNQASSANLLILTGKIQISADGKLTF; translated from the coding sequence GTGATCCGCTATTTTTCCCTCCTTCTGGTTAGCTGTTCGACATTACTGGCGCAGACACCCAATCTTACATTAGAGTTGATCACATCTGGTTTCTATCGACCCTGTGATGTGGCTGTAGTAAGTGATACTAAATTTCTCGTTGCGCAGACAGATGGCAAGATCAAACTGGTAAAAAATGGACAACTGACAACCTTTCTGGATATTGGCAGCAAGATCGCCGATCCCGACTGGGGAGGTATTTTCGGGTTTACCCTGCATCCTCAATACGAAACAAATGGGTATATCTACGTTCACTATTCCCGGAAAGGCGATATGGCTTCATTGATCGCCCGCTTTACGAGGAACAGCGCGAATCCGGATGTGGCCGATTTGAGCTCAGAAGTTAGTATTCTTACAATTCCTTACCCAAATGGAGGTCACCGGTCAGGCCGGGTTGGATTCGGGCCGGATGGCTATCTTTATATCACAACGGGCGATTCATCGCCGGGTGCCCGTAACTCAATTGGGGACCCGGCTAAACTGGCGCAAAATCTCACCGACCTACACGGTAAATTGCTCAGGATTGATGTAAACGGTGGCTTCCCGTATGCTATACCCCCCACCAATCCATTTGCCAGTCCGGCGGATGGTGTGCCCGACGAATTGTATGCACTGGGTCTTCGTAATCCCTGGCGCTGGAGTTTTGACCGGCAAACGGGCGATTTCTGGCTGGGTGATGTCGGTCAGGACGACTGGGAGGAATTAAATTTCACCAGTGCCAATGCACCCGCCCCGCAGAACTACGGCTGGCCCTGCTATGAAGGGAGCCATACCTATAATACAACCTGCCCACCGGGCAGCACGTACCATATGCCTTTGCTGGACTATGCCGGGTATAGCTCGGGTAAAGATGCCAGCATAACGGGAGGCTTCGTTTACCGGGGAAGTAAATATCCTGCTTTAAGGGGCTGGTACGTCTATGCCGATTATGCACGAGGCACTTACTGGACCCTAAAGCGGGAAACGAACGGCACGTTTCAAAACACGCAACAGTCGATTTCCATCTCATCGAGTCCTGTTTCGTTTGGCGAGGGGCCGGATGGCGAACTGTATGTCGTTTCGCTGCTGGATGGCAAACTCTACAGAATCAATGTATATACCATTCAGAGTGTACGAAACGGCAATTGGAACAGCCCATCAACCTGGAATTGCAACTGTGTTCCTACGTCGGCAGACGTAGTGACGGTCTCAACCGGCCATACGGTTACGGTTAATCAGGCTTCATCGGCTAATCTGCTGATATTGACGGGTAAAATCCAGATTTCTGCCGACGGCAAGTTAACTTTTTGA
- a CDS encoding short-chain dehydrogenase/reductase SDR (PFAM: short-chain dehydrogenase/reductase SDR; KR domain protein~KEGG: tgr:Tgr7_0904 short-chain dehydrogenase/reductase SDR) codes for MIDFRKQTVLITGAGQGIGFAIARALVRQGANVVLNDYDETLAKTAVDAILNEEQSASPGHCIACPGDASDVTFIQRLVDTTVSAFGGVDIAIANAGITIFGDIFTTTPDAFQKIVDLNLRGSFFLAQLSAKQMREQGRGGSVLFMSSVVGHQAHPGLPVYSMTKAGLEMLAKQLVIDFSPLGITVNAIAPGATLTERTLDDPTYIPIWSRITPMGRPATVDDITNAALFLVSPASRHITGQSLVVDGGWTSISPPPVE; via the coding sequence ATGATTGATTTTAGGAAGCAAACGGTGCTAATCACCGGGGCCGGACAAGGTATTGGTTTCGCCATTGCGCGGGCGCTGGTTCGGCAGGGAGCTAATGTGGTGCTCAATGATTATGACGAAACGCTGGCCAAAACGGCAGTCGATGCCATTCTGAACGAGGAGCAGTCCGCATCGCCGGGGCACTGCATTGCCTGCCCCGGCGATGCCTCCGATGTTACATTTATTCAACGACTGGTCGATACAACCGTCAGCGCATTCGGAGGTGTGGATATTGCCATTGCCAATGCGGGCATTACCATTTTTGGAGACATTTTTACGACTACGCCCGATGCGTTTCAAAAAATAGTTGACCTTAATTTACGGGGTAGCTTTTTTCTGGCACAGCTTTCTGCCAAACAGATGCGAGAGCAGGGACGGGGGGGGAGTGTACTGTTTATGTCATCGGTGGTGGGGCATCAGGCGCATCCCGGTCTGCCGGTCTACAGCATGACTAAAGCGGGTCTGGAAATGCTGGCGAAGCAACTGGTTATCGACTTTTCGCCCCTGGGTATCACCGTCAACGCTATCGCCCCTGGCGCAACGCTTACTGAAAGAACGCTCGACGACCCAACCTACATTCCAATCTGGTCACGTATTACCCCGATGGGCCGCCCCGCTACGGTAGATGACATTACCAATGCGGCCTTATTTCTGGTATCGCCCGCATCCCGGCACATCACCGGCCAGAGCCTGGTGGTCGATGGTGGCTGGACAAGCATCAGCCCACCTCCGGTGGAGTAG